From Synechococcus sp. A10-1-5-1, a single genomic window includes:
- a CDS encoding DUF4335 domain-containing protein yields MKLTTRYEQTSCRLIVEGLPDLSAGQSSSTIGILTGFTMGLAGHTELEGQREHLQALLFAVIPYARHLLSGVPKAFGAADAPVAIAPGDGCHQLELRSSQPNTPPLTLRLDDAELSDLVRCLDQLRLDSRLALPFEAPPLLPLARKELRHRQPLLRRIAAPLTGVVAVAVSAALIAMLPTPKPASETVPELAPPAKGG; encoded by the coding sequence ATGAAACTCACGACTCGCTACGAACAAACCAGCTGCCGTCTCATCGTCGAGGGCCTGCCGGATCTCTCCGCCGGACAGTCCTCGAGCACCATCGGCATCCTGACCGGCTTCACGATGGGCCTGGCGGGCCACACCGAACTGGAGGGCCAGCGGGAACACCTGCAGGCTTTGCTCTTCGCCGTGATCCCCTATGCCCGGCATCTTCTCAGCGGCGTTCCCAAGGCTTTCGGAGCCGCCGATGCACCGGTGGCCATTGCCCCAGGAGATGGCTGCCATCAGTTGGAGTTGCGCAGCAGCCAGCCGAATACGCCGCCCTTGACCCTGCGTCTTGATGACGCCGAACTCTCGGACTTGGTGCGCTGCCTCGATCAGCTCCGTTTGGATTCCCGGCTGGCCCTTCCCTTTGAGGCGCCACCGCTTCTGCCCCTGGCGCGCAAGGAACTGCGCCATCGCCAACCGTTGCTGCGACGGATCGCCGCTCCGCTGACCGGGGTCGTGGCAGTTGCGGTCAGTGCTGCCTTGATCGCGATGCTGCCGACGCCGAAGCCGGCGTCTGAGACTGTCCCCGAGCTGGCTCCCCCGGCCAAGGGCGGTTGA